ATCAAATCCGCCGCGCTCTCCACCTGCTTCTGGTACTCAACTCTTATTTTTTCCGCGAGCGCAATAGCCCTATTTTCATCTATCTGCAAAGGCCCCTTCCGTCCCATGTGGTTGACCAAATCAACCGCGTTCACGACGTCCCTGAACGGATGGTCGTACTTGAAGGAAGACTGCACAGTGAACGTCTGCACGCTCGGGTACTCCTCGCAGCAGTTGCTTACGTTGTCAGGCCTGAAATTGCCTCTGAAAGGCGCTCCGCCCACCCCGATTATGGGCAATATCCGCACTCCCGTCCTCTCCTCGCACCCGTGCAATTCCTGGAGCGCGACCTTCGCAAGCAGGACCGCGCTCGCGGCTCCATAGTTGAGCGCAGGGTCGCTCCTTGCAATGAACACTCTCTGGCTTTCGGCATCCTTCCCTTCCAGGTACCTCTCCACTATCCTGCCGCTCCTGCGCACCGAATCGAAGTCCTCGAACAGCGGTATCACGTTTATGCACTCAGGCGCGAAATCCCCTGCCCATTCCTTCACCCACATCCCACCCTCGCCCATCTCCCCGAGGAGCACGTCCCTCTGCCCCACCACCACTTTCTCGTAATAATCCTTCACCCGCTCCATTTCCGCGTGCGAAGTGGTCATCGGCAGTATCACTTCGAAAACCGGCGCGATTTCCGAGCCCGCGGCCCTCGCAGCGTCGAACGCCCGCGGAATCCCGTGCAGCGTTTCAAAAAGTATTTTTCCCTGCCCCTTCTCCACAGAAGGGTTCGGGACCCTGTACGTGAGCCTGAAGTCCCTCCCCAGCCTGTTTTCAGCGAAAAAATCCGGATATTTGCCCAGGAGCTTCTCAACCACCTGGTTGTCCGCCTCCTTCCCCTCCCCGTCCCACATCTGCTCCCCGCACCTGAGCTGGGAGAACGCGAAATACGCTTCCCGCACCTCGGACTCGCCGCTCAGCACTTCCGAATCAGAGAAGAACGGAACTGAAACGTTGTCCGGATGCTGGGTGCTCATGCACCTTGGAACATCAGCCATGTTTGCGTTTCTCGGCAAAAATTAATATTCCGTCCGATTCGGAGAAAAAATCAGGTTTATAAAGCAATTCGGCGAAGCAACTTTCATGTCCCTCCAATCCATTCTTGAGGAGATACAAGGCACTTTGAGCAGCATCGCGCCCGCGCTTTCCGTGATTCTCATAATACTGAGCGGCATGCTTTACGCCTTCGCGCAGATGCAGCCTGCAGAAATGCGCGGCAAGTACACCACGTACGCGATAAGCATGTTCCTGGGCGGAGTGATAATAGCGGCCATCACAGTGGCAGCCCCGATGATAGCCCAGAAGTCCCAGGGAATCCTGATACCTTAATACTCTAATCCGCCCTTTGGCGGCCCGTGAACCTATGGCAGAACTTCTTGCGGGCTGGCAGGGAATTGCCGGCACCGTGATAATAATCTCAATAATACTTTCCGGCATCGCGCTGGGCCTAGGCCGCGCCTTCTCCACCAAGCGCCTCGAGCGCTTCGGCGCCGACGAACTTCTGCAGTCCATCCTCAACGCCGCGATACTCGGCTTCGCGATAGTGCTGTCCACGATGGCGCTCCAGGTGGGCTCCGAACTCGCACCCCAGACCAACATAACCTGCGCGGCCAATTCCACACCTGCGGATTACGCGCTGTGCGGCATAAACGCCACCCAGCAGTCCTCGTTCCACCTCACCCAGCAGCTCGTGCGCACCCAGAACGTCTTGGCCTATTACCAGAGCCTTTCCCTCCACTTCGGCAATTTCTCCATCCAGCCCCTGGCCAACCTGGGCAGCGTTTCGACCCAGCTTTCCAATTCCATGTATTCGCTCCAGTTCTCGTCATTCGCGTCCTCAATCAACGCCCAGTTCCTCGCATTCGTCTCGTCCAGCTGGTTCGGCGTGATATTCGCCTCTGGCCTGGTGCTCCGCAGCTTCTTCCTTTCCCGCAAATTCGGGGCGTTCCTCATAGCCGCGGCATTCTC
The Candidatus Micrarchaeia archaeon DNA segment above includes these coding regions:
- the ppcA gene encoding phosphoenolpyruvate carboxylase, encoding MADVPRCMSTQHPDNVSVPFFSDSEVLSGESEVREAYFAFSQLRCGEQMWDGEGKEADNQVVEKLLGKYPDFFAENRLGRDFRLTYRVPNPSVEKGQGKILFETLHGIPRAFDAARAAGSEIAPVFEVILPMTTSHAEMERVKDYYEKVVVGQRDVLLGEMGEGGMWVKEWAGDFAPECINVIPLFEDFDSVRRSGRIVERYLEGKDAESQRVFIARSDPALNYGAASAVLLAKVALQELHGCEERTGVRILPIIGVGGAPFRGNFRPDNVSNCCEEYPSVQTFTVQSSFKYDHPFRDVVNAVDLVNHMGRKGPLQIDENRAIALAEKIRVEYQKQVESAADLINGIAAFVPNRRARKLHVGLFGYSRSVAKMKLPRAIKFCAALYSIGIPPELLGLSALSGKEWDELHGLYAKLDEDLKDAGEYLNKKNLERMPKIIRGGVGAVLERAGCESDDGCEEITSRIYANYLKGKSAQIAEDVKSAAWKRGFLG